Proteins found in one Campylobacter canadensis genomic segment:
- a CDS encoding Bax inhibitor-1/YccA family protein — protein MNLYDRSYESSSVRSDAGVFVRDTYMYFALSLIAATIGAFLGTTYLAPVLVGNLMANIIILIAEIGLIMFLSRMQVSTLASFLLFVFAFISGLSLTSIIFITLQSANGATIIAQALFLTTLAFAGLSVFAFTTKRDFSVFSKIAFITLIVVIGASLVNLFFQSSLLNTIVSCVCALLFSYFIIYDTQMIIRGAYRTPIQAAIALYLDFINLFISLLNILRSVRD, from the coding sequence ATGAATCTATACGACAGAAGTTATGAAAGTTCTAGCGTTCGTTCAGATGCTGGTGTTTTTGTAAGAGATACTTATATGTATTTTGCATTATCGTTAATAGCAGCGACAATCGGAGCATTTTTAGGTACAACTTATTTAGCACCTGTACTTGTTGGTAATTTAATGGCTAATATTATTATTTTAATAGCTGAAATAGGATTAATTATGTTTTTAAGCAGAATGCAAGTAAGTACTTTAGCTAGTTTTTTATTGTTTGTATTTGCCTTTATTAGCGGCTTAAGCTTAACAAGTATTATTTTTATAACTTTACAAAGTGCTAATGGTGCTACAATTATTGCACAAGCTTTATTTTTAACAACTTTAGCCTTTGCAGGACTTAGCGTATTTGCATTTACAACTAAAAGAGATTTTAGTGTATTTTCAAAAATCGCTTTTATTACTTTAATAGTTGTAATTGGTGCTTCTTTAGTTAATTTATTTTTTCAAAGTAGCTTATTAAATACTATAGTTTCTTGTGTTTGCGCTTTATTATTTAGTTATTTTATTATCTACGATACTCAAATGATTATAAGAGGCGCTTATAGAACACCTATTCAAGCAGCTATAGCTTTATATCTTGATTTTATCAATTTATTTATAAGCTTATTAAATATTTTAAGAAGCGTAAGAGATTAA
- a CDS encoding carbonic anhydrase, whose product MDKLIKGALQFMQEGFNEHKNLFENLKEEQNPHTLFVGCADSRVLPNLITSTLPGELFVVRNIANIIPPYRIKDEYLASTAAIEYALYALKVQNVVICGHSNCGGCKDINQEKAKLLPNVSKWVSQLDEIKQQVDFTLELNHYEGQHGLRSWMIEKANIINSYNNLLTYPNVRQMVEEKKLSIKAWYFLIQTGEIFEYCEENGHFMPLGEKK is encoded by the coding sequence ATGGATAAGTTAATTAAAGGTGCATTGCAGTTTATGCAAGAAGGATTTAATGAACATAAAAATCTATTTGAAAATTTAAAAGAAGAGCAAAATCCGCATACCTTATTTGTAGGATGTGCTGATTCAAGAGTTTTACCAAATTTAATTACTTCAACCTTGCCAGGAGAATTATTTGTTGTAAGAAATATTGCAAATATTATTCCACCGTATCGTATAAAAGATGAATATCTAGCTTCAACAGCTGCAATTGAATATGCTTTATATGCTTTAAAGGTACAAAATGTAGTTATTTGTGGTCATAGTAATTGTGGTGGCTGCAAGGATATAAACCAAGAAAAAGCAAAATTATTGCCAAATGTTAGTAAATGGGTAAGCCAACTTGATGAAATAAAGCAACAAGTTGATTTTACTTTAGAATTAAATCACTATGAAGGACAGCACGGGCTTAGGTCTTGGATGATAGAAAAAGCAAATATTATAAATTCTTACAACAATCTTTTAACATATCCTAATGTAAGGCAAATGGTAGAAGAAAAAAAATTAAGTATTAAAGCTTGGTATTTTTTAATTCAAACTGGTGAAATTTTTGAATATTGTGAAGAAAATGGGCATTTTATGCCTTTGGGGGAGAAAAAATGA